Proteins encoded in a region of the Alphaproteobacteria bacterium genome:
- the rpoH gene encoding RNA polymerase sigma factor RpoH, translating to MDKSFEVPSVASEGSLSHYLREIKKFPMLERDEEYTLARRWIEHQDKKAAHELVTSHLRLVAKIAGGYRGYGLPMGEMIAEGNIGLMHAVKRFAPEKGFRLSTYAVWWIRATIQEYILKSWSLVKVSSSSSQKRLFFSLKRLKREIKAADEGDLTPAEAKKIAKNMGIREEEVLGMNRRLLQPDVSLNVPIKSHGEDGTEEWQDWLVDERENQETKLLHEDEHQKRYALLTRALEGLTPRESEVLKCRRLKDPPETLEILSKKLGVSRERVRQIEVGAFHKLQLAMKNDSIFEGLA from the coding sequence ATGGATAAATCGTTTGAAGTTCCCAGTGTAGCCAGTGAAGGCTCGTTATCACATTATCTGCGGGAAATTAAGAAATTCCCCATGTTAGAGCGTGATGAAGAGTATACTCTTGCTAGGCGCTGGATTGAACATCAGGACAAGAAAGCAGCCCACGAGCTTGTCACAAGTCATTTGAGGCTTGTGGCCAAAATTGCTGGAGGTTATCGGGGGTATGGTCTGCCCATGGGAGAAATGATCGCTGAGGGTAATATTGGCTTGATGCATGCCGTCAAACGATTTGCGCCTGAAAAAGGATTCCGCCTCTCAACATATGCCGTATGGTGGATTCGAGCTACTATCCAGGAATATATCCTAAAATCATGGTCTTTGGTCAAAGTAAGCAGTTCAAGCAGTCAAAAACGTCTCTTTTTTAGTCTTAAACGCCTAAAGCGGGAGATCAAAGCGGCAGATGAGGGGGATTTAACGCCTGCAGAAGCTAAGAAAATTGCTAAAAATATGGGTATTAGAGAAGAAGAAGTCTTAGGCATGAATCGACGACTTTTGCAGCCAGACGTGTCTCTAAATGTTCCCATAAAAAGCCATGGAGAAGATGGCACGGAGGAGTGGCAAGATTGGCTCGTAGACGAGAGGGAAAACCAAGAAACAAAATTGCTTCATGAAGATGAGCACCAAAAGCGATATGCCCTTTTAACTCGTGCACTTGAGGGACTAACACCGAGGGAATCTGAGGTGTTAAAGTGTCGACGTCTTAAGGATCCACCAGAAACCTTAGAGATCTTGTCTAAAAAGTTGGGTGTATCTCGAGAACGTGTTCGTCAAATTGAAGTTGGAGCTTTTCATAAGCTTCAGTTGGCCATGAAAAATGACTCTATTTTTGAAGGGTTAGCTTGA
- the wecB gene encoding UDP-N-acetylglucosamine 2-epimerase (non-hydrolyzing), with protein sequence MKILTVFGTRPEAIKLAPVIHQLQATPGIQNVTCNTGQHTTMVDQVIQIFGLRLDYDLQLMQPNQTLPQLSQRVLEKFTPILKKEKPDYILVQGDTTTVFITSLAAFYEQIPVAHLEAGLRSGDLYSPWPEEANRALTSVLAKVHFAPTEPARENLLKENVPADTVLVTGNTVVDALLFTSKKIDMDSVLRQKLEQMLPPINPKKRTILVTLHRRESHSGGIENVCNALKELCRRPDVEIIFSVHPNPNVQKTVEETLGGLSAVKLIQPPHYEAFVYLMKHAYLILTDSGGIQEEAPSLEKPVLVAREKTERPEGIKAGCSILVGTETQNVLEMIQRFLDDKEYYTQFAKSKNPYGDGNASSRIAKFFAQS encoded by the coding sequence ATGAAAATTTTGACAGTTTTTGGCACGCGGCCTGAAGCCATTAAACTCGCACCAGTGATTCATCAGCTTCAAGCAACCCCTGGCATCCAAAATGTGACTTGCAATACAGGGCAGCACACCACCATGGTAGATCAAGTCATTCAGATTTTTGGACTACGTTTGGATTACGATTTGCAACTCATGCAACCCAATCAGACTCTCCCTCAACTTTCCCAACGGGTTTTAGAAAAATTCACCCCTATTCTAAAAAAAGAAAAGCCTGATTACATCCTAGTCCAAGGAGATACGACAACGGTATTTATAACCAGTTTAGCTGCTTTTTATGAACAAATACCCGTTGCCCATTTAGAAGCCGGACTTCGCTCAGGAGACCTCTATTCTCCCTGGCCTGAAGAAGCTAACCGCGCCCTTACATCTGTCTTAGCAAAAGTTCATTTTGCCCCGACAGAACCCGCTCGTGAAAATCTGCTTAAAGAGAATGTCCCAGCAGATACAGTCCTCGTAACCGGAAATACGGTTGTAGATGCGCTCCTCTTTACAAGTAAAAAAATAGATATGGATTCTGTTCTACGGCAGAAATTAGAACAAATGCTGCCTCCCATAAATCCCAAAAAGAGAACAATCTTAGTCACCTTACATCGTCGGGAAAGCCATAGTGGTGGCATAGAAAACGTATGTAATGCCCTCAAAGAATTGTGCCGACGCCCAGATGTGGAAATTATCTTTTCAGTGCATCCCAACCCCAATGTTCAAAAAACAGTGGAAGAAACATTGGGTGGGCTTTCAGCTGTCAAACTCATACAACCACCACACTACGAAGCCTTTGTATATCTTATGAAGCACGCCTATTTGATTTTAACTGATTCGGGAGGCATTCAAGAAGAGGCTCCCTCATTAGAAAAACCGGTCCTCGTTGCCCGAGAAAAAACAGAACGGCCTGAAGGGATAAAGGCTGGCTGCAGCATTCTTGTCGGCACAGAAACCCAGAACGTGTTGGAAATGATCCAACGCTTTCTAGACGACAAAGAATATTACACCCAATTCGCAAAAAGTAAAAATCCCTATGGCGACGGGAATGCCTCTAGTCGAATTGCAAAATTCTTCGCACAATCATGA
- a CDS encoding D-alanyl-D-alanine carboxypeptidase, with the protein MGGRLVKNLICSFLCVGMLFAVLPQNVLANLPSASIVMDARSGRVIHQQRSDLQRHPASMTKMMTLYLVFDALKAGKLSLNTKLKVSRYAANRPPSKFGLRVGSSLSVRDAVMGLITKSANDVAVVIAEHLGKTEGKFAMMMNHKARQLGMNRTNYRNASGLPNSRQKSTARDMARLSKSLIHTHPNYYKWFATRAFKYKGTHHKNHNRLLGKIQGLDGIKTGFTNAAGFNLAASALRGDTRLIVVVMGEHTKSARDKKIRNLFKLGFKKKPHSDPYRIASVQNLPSPRLKPREASSFKLPSIISTAHAAESTGSRNWAVQVGVYSKHSAAKGQAKKMLKSYNTHLKESQIYVTTLKGKKGTLYRARLVGLHQERANRACKILTSNHHDCLVLKTR; encoded by the coding sequence ATGGGGGGAAGACTGGTTAAGAATCTTATTTGTTCATTTTTATGTGTTGGTATGCTTTTTGCAGTGCTTCCACAAAATGTCTTGGCGAACCTGCCTTCGGCATCTATTGTCATGGACGCTAGATCAGGACGCGTTATTCATCAGCAGAGATCAGATCTTCAACGCCACCCGGCCTCCATGACTAAGATGATGACTCTCTATCTTGTATTCGATGCCCTTAAAGCTGGAAAATTATCACTAAACACCAAATTAAAAGTGTCTAGATATGCTGCAAATCGTCCACCTTCTAAATTTGGTCTCAGGGTAGGTAGCAGTCTTTCAGTTCGTGATGCCGTCATGGGACTCATTACAAAATCTGCCAATGATGTGGCTGTCGTAATTGCTGAGCATTTGGGGAAAACTGAAGGAAAGTTTGCCATGATGATGAATCATAAGGCTCGGCAACTGGGGATGAATCGAACCAACTACAGGAATGCATCTGGACTTCCCAATTCGCGGCAAAAGTCTACAGCAAGAGATATGGCACGTCTTTCAAAGTCACTGATTCACACTCATCCCAACTATTACAAATGGTTTGCGACCCGTGCCTTCAAGTATAAAGGTACTCATCATAAAAATCACAACAGGCTCTTGGGAAAGATTCAAGGACTAGATGGCATTAAAACAGGTTTTACCAATGCCGCAGGTTTTAATCTTGCTGCATCTGCTTTAAGAGGAGATACGAGGCTTATTGTCGTGGTTATGGGGGAGCACACGAAATCGGCACGGGATAAAAAAATCAGAAATTTGTTTAAGTTAGGATTCAAGAAAAAACCTCACTCTGATCCTTATCGTATAGCCTCTGTACAGAATTTACCGTCTCCACGCTTAAAGCCAAGGGAGGCTTCTTCCTTTAAATTGCCTAGCATCATATCAACGGCCCATGCAGCGGAGAGCACTGGTTCTCGAAATTGGGCTGTACAAGTGGGAGTTTATTCGAAGCATTCTGCTGCCAAAGGTCAGGCAAAAAAAATGTTGAAAAGCTACAATACACATTTGAAAGAGTCCCAAATATATGTGACCACTTTGAAAGGAAAGAAAGGAACATTATATCGAGCGCGATTGGTTGGTCTGCATCAAGAACGCGCAAATAGGGCTTGTAAAATTTTAACCTCGAATCATCACGATTGTTTGGTTTTAAAGACGCGCTGA
- a CDS encoding glycosyltransferase family 2 protein: MFRKIYFLLPVYNESKSIHDLLLNIDAFSQTISPSVESIVIDDCSKDDSKKWIQKAKNNLKNITLTEIFHTENQGLRGALNSGFAHLSNQVSHDTAVITMDGDNTHNPYLVREMIERLEQGADMAIASRYCPQSRISGLPKHRIFLSQGARLLYKIFWRIPGVKDYTCLFRAHSGELLKKFYKCTPAPYLEEKSFACTTELLAKLNKAAPTIVEVPMILKYGNKFSASNVQLGRTILSSLQILTRKA; this comes from the coding sequence ATGTTTAGAAAAATTTACTTCCTCCTTCCCGTTTACAATGAATCCAAAAGCATCCATGACCTGCTCCTTAATATTGATGCTTTTTCTCAAACCATTTCCCCTTCAGTGGAAAGCATCGTGATCGACGACTGCAGCAAAGACGATTCCAAAAAATGGATTCAGAAAGCAAAAAATAATTTGAAAAATATCACCCTTACAGAAATTTTTCATACTGAAAATCAAGGACTTAGAGGCGCCCTAAATTCAGGGTTCGCTCATCTTTCAAATCAAGTCTCTCACGATACAGCGGTGATTACGATGGATGGGGATAACACCCACAACCCATATTTGGTCCGGGAAATGATAGAGAGACTAGAGCAAGGGGCCGACATGGCTATTGCATCTCGGTACTGCCCTCAATCGCGCATTAGTGGTCTTCCCAAACACCGTATATTCCTCAGCCAGGGAGCCCGACTTTTGTACAAAATATTTTGGCGAATTCCCGGTGTGAAGGACTATACCTGCCTGTTCCGTGCTCATTCAGGAGAGCTCCTGAAAAAGTTCTATAAATGTACACCTGCACCTTACTTGGAAGAAAAAAGTTTTGCCTGTACCACAGAATTGCTAGCCAAGTTAAATAAGGCTGCCCCCACCATTGTGGAGGTCCCCATGATTCTCAAATACGGGAACAAGTTTTCTGCCTCTAACGTGCAACTGGGAAGAACCATTTTGTCCTCCCTCCAAATTCTGACGCGTAAAGCTTAA
- a CDS encoding RluA family pseudouridine synthase, which yields MATADIRTYIIPEEFAGKRLDQVLAKAWPDLSRTRLKALILAGQLQKDKGIIGDPSHRVKCREHFEIHIPPPEDPIPKPEAIELDVIFEDDQLLVINKPAGLVVHPAPGNPNRTLVNALLAHCGDSLSGISGVKRPGIVHRLDKETSGLMVVAKTNEAHHFLSAQFANRELSRTYQALAWGIPRTLKGTVEGNIGRHPRNRKKMTVLTRSGKSAITHYKTTKKLGQLACLIECKLETGRTHQIRVHLSHIGHPIIGDPLYGKRPQTSPVTKLLLAIDWPKDRQALHATHLKFIHPTTKEEVAFSCPLPKDMENLLKELSCISDEKKSR from the coding sequence ATGGCCACTGCCGACATTCGTACCTACATCATTCCCGAAGAGTTTGCGGGTAAGAGGCTGGATCAAGTCTTAGCAAAAGCTTGGCCTGATCTATCTCGCACACGCCTAAAGGCCCTCATACTGGCTGGACAACTTCAGAAAGACAAAGGCATCATAGGGGACCCATCCCATAGGGTCAAATGCAGAGAACATTTTGAAATTCATATTCCACCACCTGAAGATCCTATTCCCAAGCCAGAAGCCATTGAACTTGATGTGATATTTGAAGATGACCAACTTCTTGTCATAAACAAACCCGCTGGTTTAGTGGTTCATCCCGCCCCAGGCAACCCCAATCGGACCCTTGTCAATGCTCTTCTAGCCCATTGTGGCGACTCTCTCTCAGGCATCTCAGGCGTCAAACGCCCCGGTATCGTTCATCGACTGGATAAAGAAACAAGTGGCCTAATGGTGGTTGCTAAAACAAACGAAGCTCACCACTTCCTTTCTGCCCAATTTGCCAACCGAGAACTTAGTCGCACGTACCAAGCCCTTGCCTGGGGCATCCCAAGAACCCTCAAAGGGACCGTGGAAGGCAATATTGGGCGTCATCCTCGAAACCGAAAAAAAATGACCGTTCTGACACGAAGTGGTAAATCCGCCATAACCCATTATAAAACGACCAAAAAACTTGGGCAATTGGCCTGTCTAATAGAGTGTAAACTGGAAACAGGCCGCACCCATCAGATTCGTGTCCATCTATCCCATATAGGTCATCCGATCATTGGCGATCCTCTCTATGGCAAGCGACCCCAAACTTCTCCTGTCACTAAATTGCTGCTAGCTATAGACTGGCCAAAAGACCGCCAAGCCTTGCATGCCACGCACCTTAAGTTTATCCATCCAACAACCAAAGAAGAAGTGGCATTTTCCTGTCCTCTGCCCAAAGATATGGAAAACTTACTCAAAGAACTATCCTGCATTTCAGATGAGAAAAAAAGCCGCTAA